Proteins from a single region of Proteiniborus ethanoligenes:
- the jag gene encoding RNA-binding cell elongation regulator Jag/EloR, producing the protein MKSVVKTAKTVDEAVSLALSDLNSTKEDVIIEVLEEPSKGLFGIIGTKEAKVKVTLANDPINLAENFLYALFEKMNISGTLVIEKNENDLLIDVINISNSDMGILIGKRGNTLDSLQYILSLVVNKNREKYLRVLVDIQNYRAKREETLIRLANKMADKAKTYRRIIKLEPMNPYERRIIHSALQNDSGIRTFSEGEEPYRRVVIESKR; encoded by the coding sequence ATGAAATCTGTAGTGAAAACAGCGAAAACAGTAGATGAAGCTGTAAGTTTAGCATTATCAGATCTAAACTCAACAAAGGAAGATGTAATTATTGAAGTATTAGAAGAGCCTAGTAAAGGTTTATTTGGTATTATAGGTACGAAAGAAGCTAAGGTTAAAGTTACATTAGCTAATGATCCTATAAATTTAGCTGAAAACTTTTTATATGCCTTATTTGAAAAGATGAATATTAGTGGTACTTTAGTAATTGAAAAGAATGAAAACGACCTTTTGATTGATGTTATAAATATTTCTAATTCTGATATGGGTATTCTTATAGGTAAGAGAGGAAACACTTTAGATTCCTTGCAATATATACTAAGTCTTGTTGTTAATAAAAACAGAGAGAAATATTTAAGAGTATTAGTAGATATTCAAAATTATAGAGCAAAGCGTGAAGAAACTCTAATTAGATTGGCTAACAAAATGGCAGATAAGGCTAAAACATACAGAAGAATTATAAAGCTAGAGCCTATGAATCCTTATGAAAGAAGGATTATACATTCGGCACTTCAAAATGATTCAGGTATAAGAACCTTTAGTGAAGGTGAAGAGCCGTATAGAAGAGTTGTAATAGAATCAAAGCGTTAA
- a CDS encoding YidC/Oxa1 family membrane protein insertase — protein sequence MIDIFAKPLGVLLKFIFDTLLRLNLDFKSLSAYSLAIVVTTIIFKFLLLPLTLRQMKSMKTMQEIQPKVQELQKKYKNDPQTLNVKTMELYKEHKANPFGGCFPLLIQFPIIIAYFRAMQSPVPYVFSEQAVYEGINRSFLWIKDIGLSPGTMIDGVMNGLSIAGYNIPILAIIAAATTYLSSKMMTATQTTAQDSQAQSTQKTMNIMMPIFILWIGSKYAAGLTLYWTISNIFQIVQQYFTNRSIGKIKEELK from the coding sequence ATGATAGATATATTTGCAAAACCTTTAGGGGTTTTATTAAAGTTCATATTTGATACACTATTAAGACTAAATTTGGATTTTAAATCTTTATCTGCTTATTCATTAGCAATAGTGGTAACTACAATTATTTTTAAGTTTTTGTTATTACCTCTTACTCTTAGGCAAATGAAGTCTATGAAGACAATGCAGGAAATACAGCCTAAGGTTCAAGAATTACAGAAGAAATACAAAAATGATCCTCAAACGTTAAACGTTAAAACAATGGAGCTTTATAAGGAGCATAAGGCAAACCCTTTTGGTGGATGCTTTCCTCTATTAATTCAATTTCCAATAATTATTGCTTATTTTAGGGCAATGCAATCTCCTGTTCCTTATGTATTTAGTGAACAAGCAGTATACGAAGGTATAAATAGAAGCTTCCTCTGGATAAAAGATATTGGGCTTAGTCCTGGCACTATGATTGATGGTGTTATGAATGGTTTAAGCATAGCTGGCTACAATATACCTATACTTGCAATAATTGCTGCAGCTACAACATATTTATCAAGTAAAATGATGACAGCTACTCAAACTACTGCCCAAGATAGTCAAGCACAATCTACTCAAAAAACTATGAATATTATGATGCCAATTTTTATATTATGGATTGGTTCCAAATATGCTGCTGGTCTTACTCTTTACTGGACTATAAGTAATATATTCCAAATAGTGCAACAATACTTTACTAATAGGTCCATAGGTAAAATCAAGGAGGAGTTAAAATAA
- the yidD gene encoding membrane protein insertion efficiency factor YidD: MKRLVIYLIKLYQRKISPLKPRTCRFYPTCSSYSIQAIEKYGLLKGGIKSIKRILKCNPFNPGGYDPLE, translated from the coding sequence GTGAAAAGGCTTGTTATATATTTAATAAAGCTATATCAAAGAAAAATATCTCCTTTAAAACCTAGGACTTGTAGATTTTATCCTACCTGTTCTTCATATTCTATACAAGCCATTGAAAAATACGGTTTATTAAAGGGTGGCATTAAAAGCATTAAAAGAATATTAAAATGCAATCCATTTAACCCTGGAGGATATGATCCTCTAGAATAA
- the rnpA gene encoding ribonuclease P protein component encodes MDNKQKLKSNRDFRKTYDKGRSFANKYLVIFFVKNNLENNRIGIAVTKKIGKSVVRNKIRRRIREAYRLNSGKVKQGYDIIFLSRANAKEVGYNEIESALLHLLKLAGLLKKGD; translated from the coding sequence ATGGATAATAAACAAAAGTTAAAAAGTAATAGAGATTTTAGAAAGACATATGACAAAGGAAGATCTTTTGCAAATAAATATCTAGTTATTTTTTTTGTTAAAAACAATTTGGAAAATAATAGAATAGGAATTGCTGTTACTAAAAAGATTGGAAAAAGTGTAGTTAGAAATAAAATTAGAAGACGGATTAGGGAAGCTTATAGATTGAATAGTGGCAAGGTGAAGCAAGGTTATGATATAATCTTTTTATCTAGAGCTAATGCAAAGGAAGTTGGCTATAATGAAATAGAAAGTGCTCTTTTGCATCTGCTTAAATTGGCTGGGTTACTTAAAAAAGGTGATTAA
- the rpmH gene encoding 50S ribosomal protein L34 — MKRTYQPKKRQRSKEHGFRKRMSTKSGREVLRRRRRKGRKKLSA; from the coding sequence ATGAAAAGAACTTATCAACCAAAAAAGAGACAAAGAAGTAAAGAACATGGATTTAGAAAAAGAATGAGTACAAAATCTGGTAGAGAAGTGTTGAGAAGACGTAGAAGAAAAGGTAGAAAAAAATTGTCAGCATAA
- the dnaN gene encoding DNA polymerase III subunit beta, which produces MKIKIQQRELSKCINIVQKGISSKTTLPILSGILLEAKEGKLKLTGTDLEIGIKSSVDCETIKEGSIVITSRIFGDIIRKLPDMPIEINVDENNNMHIQCGNSKFNLIGQSAIDYPQLPEIFESNYFEIPKDLLKSMIRQTIFATAQDETRPILTGALLETSNNNVSLVAIDGYRLAVKKVSVNVSEDIKVVIPAKTLNEVNKILEDDDAEVKISYNQGNIIFNIGDTLITSRLLEGQFLNYSDIIRNEYKLKAKVNTRDFQECLERASLLAREGKNNLVKIDISDDKLIITSNSEIGNVHEELPIKLEGNDIKIAFNSKYILEGIKAIDSEEIEMNMISNVNPCIIRPVEDNSYTYLVLPVRLAADE; this is translated from the coding sequence TTGAAAATTAAAATACAACAAAGAGAGCTATCTAAATGTATAAATATCGTTCAAAAAGGTATATCTTCAAAAACTACATTACCTATTCTTAGTGGAATTTTATTAGAAGCAAAGGAAGGTAAGCTTAAACTAACAGGAACAGATTTAGAAATAGGAATAAAGTCGTCTGTTGATTGTGAAACAATAAAAGAAGGTAGTATTGTAATAACATCTAGAATCTTTGGAGATATTATTAGAAAACTACCTGACATGCCTATAGAGATAAATGTAGATGAAAATAATAACATGCACATCCAATGTGGAAATTCAAAGTTTAATTTAATAGGTCAATCAGCTATTGATTATCCACAGCTACCAGAAATATTTGAAAGTAATTATTTTGAAATTCCAAAGGATTTGTTAAAATCTATGATTAGGCAGACAATTTTTGCTACTGCACAGGATGAAACCAGACCTATACTAACAGGAGCTTTGCTAGAAACAAGCAATAACAATGTATCTCTAGTTGCAATAGATGGTTATAGACTAGCAGTAAAAAAGGTTTCTGTAAATGTAAGTGAAGATATTAAAGTAGTTATTCCTGCAAAAACTTTAAATGAAGTTAATAAAATACTTGAAGATGATGATGCAGAAGTTAAAATAAGCTATAATCAAGGTAATATAATATTTAATATTGGAGATACTTTGATAACTTCTCGATTATTAGAAGGACAGTTTTTAAATTATAGTGATATAATAAGAAATGAATATAAATTAAAAGCTAAAGTTAATACTAGAGATTTTCAAGAATGTTTAGAAAGAGCTTCACTACTTGCAAGAGAAGGAAAAAACAACCTAGTCAAGATAGATATCTCAGATGATAAGCTCATAATAACATCTAATTCAGAAATAGGAAATGTACATGAAGAATTACCAATAAAATTAGAAGGTAATGATATTAAAATAGCTTTTAATTCAAAGTATATTCTAGAAGGAATTAAGGCAATAGACAGTGAAGAAATAGAAATGAACATGATTTCAAATGTTAATCCATGTATCATAAGACCAGTTGAAGACAATAGCTACACTTATTTAGTATTACCTGTAAGACTTGCAGCTGACGAATAG
- a CDS encoding RNA-binding S4 domain-containing protein, translated as MKEISLSTEFIKLDQLLKYIGIAETGGHSKFLIKNGEVKVNGQITTERGKKIRKGDMVEVSGEEIFIVV; from the coding sequence ATGAAGGAAATATCATTAAGCACAGAATTTATAAAACTAGATCAGCTTCTAAAATATATAGGTATAGCGGAAACTGGAGGTCATAGTAAATTTCTGATTAAAAACGGTGAAGTAAAGGTTAATGGACAAATAACAACTGAAAGAGGAAAGAAGATTAGAAAAGGTGATATGGTAGAAGTATCTGGAGAAGAGATTTTTATTGTGGTCTAA
- the recF gene encoding DNA replication/repair protein RecF (All proteins in this family for which functions are known are DNA-binding proteins that assist the filamentation of RecA onto DNA for the initiation of recombination or recombinational repair.) has product MYVDNIRLINFRNYLNLNIELNKKLNIFVGNNAQGKTNLLESIYICANGKSYRTSKDRELINLQKSKGYIGLSLAKERFSKLIELKFERDVKKRIKVNKVEYNRVSELIGILNVVIFSPEDLRLVKEGPMERRAFLDGEISQIKPKYKYNLARYNKILMQRNNFLKNRLNSNFYNLLDVWDTQLSQVGSSIIIERVNFINKLAIISKDIHNKLTGGIEELDLKYLPSFDIDKLEIEEIQLKLKDMLQKNIEKDIQKGNTEYGPHRDDLDILINGISARTFGSQGQQRTAALSLKLAEVELIKNEIGEYPVLLLDDVFSELDLNRRKYLISTFKDIQTIITSTDDIDLTELKGIDKKVFYIRQGEVVLQEEG; this is encoded by the coding sequence GTGTACGTGGATAATATAAGGTTAATTAATTTTAGAAATTATTTAAACCTTAATATTGAATTAAATAAAAAATTAAATATTTTTGTAGGAAATAATGCACAAGGTAAGACTAATTTATTAGAATCTATATATATATGTGCAAATGGGAAATCATATAGGACAAGCAAGGATAGAGAATTAATAAATTTACAAAAGTCTAAAGGGTATATAGGCTTAAGCTTAGCAAAAGAAAGATTCAGCAAACTAATAGAGTTAAAATTTGAGAGAGATGTAAAAAAAAGAATAAAAGTAAACAAGGTTGAATACAATAGGGTTTCAGAGCTAATAGGCATACTCAATGTAGTAATATTTTCACCAGAGGATTTAAGATTAGTAAAAGAAGGGCCTATGGAAAGAAGAGCTTTTTTAGATGGTGAAATATCTCAAATAAAGCCAAAGTATAAATATAATTTAGCCAGATATAATAAAATTTTAATGCAAAGAAATAATTTTTTAAAAAATCGCCTAAATTCAAATTTTTACAATTTGCTTGATGTGTGGGATACTCAACTTTCACAGGTTGGGTCTAGTATTATTATAGAGAGAGTAAATTTTATTAATAAGCTTGCAATAATCTCAAAGGATATTCATAATAAATTAACTGGTGGTATAGAAGAGCTGGATTTAAAATATTTGCCTTCTTTTGATATAGATAAATTAGAAATAGAAGAAATCCAATTAAAACTTAAAGATATGCTTCAAAAAAATATTGAAAAAGATATTCAAAAAGGTAATACTGAATATGGACCTCATAGAGATGACTTAGACATATTAATAAATGGAATATCTGCAAGAACTTTTGGTTCTCAAGGTCAGCAGAGAACTGCTGCACTTTCTTTAAAGCTAGCAGAGGTGGAGCTTATCAAGAATGAAATAGGAGAATATCCTGTGCTTTTATTAGACGATGTATTTTCTGAGCTTGATTTAAATAGGAGAAAATACTTGATATCAACCTTTAAGGATATACAAACAATAATAACTTCAACTGATGATATAGATTTAACAGAATTAAAGGGTATAGATAAAAAGGTATTTTATATTAGACAAGGAGAAGTTGTTTTGCAAGAGGAGGGGTAA
- the remB gene encoding extracellular matrix regulator RemB yields the protein MFLHLGKDYVIPLKDVIAIIDVESALKSEITKEFLEVAEEEDFIHDIAKEEIKSYVISEKVEKGKNNKYEIRKSKIYASNISSTTLFKRANFIDNIK from the coding sequence GTGTTTCTTCATTTAGGAAAAGATTATGTTATACCACTTAAAGATGTAATTGCTATAATAGATGTTGAGTCAGCATTAAAGTCTGAGATTACAAAGGAATTTTTAGAGGTTGCCGAGGAAGAAGATTTTATTCATGATATAGCAAAAGAAGAAATAAAATCCTATGTGATAAGTGAAAAAGTTGAAAAAGGGAAAAATAATAAGTATGAAATTAGAAAAAGCAAAATATATGCTTCAAATATTTCATCTACAACCCTGTTTAAAAGAGCAAATTTTATTGATAACATAAAATAA